In one Mycobacterium heckeshornense genomic region, the following are encoded:
- a CDS encoding adenylate/guanylate cyclase domain-containing protein, with protein MGAAPVVAVYVAAGIAVVEAVALAAVSVLLVRSRREAEELRQRADTRSWLLSGGREAVKTVWQTANLVRQQGLGAAARSAIEDLADWAEVERPDLARVTPDGRVVILFSDIEESTALNERIGDRAWVKLIDEHDKLVRKLVKNRGGHVVKSQGDGFMIAFSQAEQAVRCAIDIQHALQIGAKRRRRNGFRVRIGIHMGRSVRRGDDLFGRNVAMAARVAGEAAGGEILVSQPVRDAIGNCDDISVDEGRDAELKGFSGAQRLYAVTPAV; from the coding sequence ATGGGTGCTGCCCCTGTGGTCGCTGTCTACGTCGCTGCTGGTATCGCCGTGGTCGAAGCGGTCGCGCTGGCCGCGGTGTCGGTGCTGCTGGTACGCAGCCGCCGGGAGGCGGAGGAGTTGCGGCAGCGAGCCGACACCCGCAGCTGGCTGTTATCCGGAGGTCGGGAGGCGGTCAAAACGGTGTGGCAGACCGCGAACCTGGTTCGCCAGCAGGGGCTGGGCGCCGCGGCCCGCAGCGCCATCGAGGACCTCGCCGATTGGGCCGAGGTGGAGCGGCCTGATCTGGCCAGGGTCACGCCCGACGGTCGGGTGGTGATTTTGTTCTCCGATATCGAGGAGTCCACCGCGCTCAACGAGCGCATCGGCGACCGCGCCTGGGTCAAACTGATCGACGAGCACGACAAGCTCGTCCGCAAGTTGGTCAAAAACCGAGGTGGACATGTGGTCAAAAGCCAAGGCGACGGTTTCATGATCGCCTTCTCCCAGGCCGAGCAAGCGGTGCGGTGCGCCATCGACATTCAGCACGCACTGCAAATCGGTGCAAAACGCAGGCGGCGAAACGGCTTTCGGGTGCGGATCGGTATCCACATGGGACGGTCTGTCCGCCGGGGTGACGACCTGTTCGGCCGCAACGTCGCGATGGCCGCGCGTGTCGCCGGCGAGGCCGCCGGCGGTGAGATCCTGGTGAGTCAACCGGTGCGCGACGCCATCGGCAACTGCGACGACATCAGCGTCGACGAAGGCCGCGACGCCGAATTGAAGGGCTTCAGCGGCGCCCAGCGCCTCTATGCAGTGACACCCGCTGTTTAG
- a CDS encoding glucose-6-phosphate dehydrogenase, whose product MAEGNGRPADLLVIFGITGDLARKMTFRALYRLERRKLLECPVIGIASDDITVEQLVNRARDAIKESGESFDEAVFNRLAERLSYLSGDVTDSRLYAKLAERISSGRHPLYYLEMPPVLFAPIVENLGQAGLLERSRVAVEKPFGHDLASAQELNARMHAVLDEKQILRVDHFLGKQPVVELEYLRFANQALAELWDRHSISEIHLTMAEDFGVEERGKFYDAVGALRDVVQNHLLQVLALVAMEPPVGPSADDLNDKRVEVFRAMPALDPAHCVRGQYRGYRDVAGVAGDSTTETFVALRLEIDNWRWAGVPIFLRAGKALPEKVTEVRLFLRRVPALAFLPNRRKAEPNQIVLRIDPEPGMRLQLAAQDENTWRPVHLDSSFAEDLGEPLRPYERLLHAGLIGDHQLFAREDSIEETWRIVQPLLDAPGEVHQYEPGSWGPEAAQSLLRGHHSWSEPWMPGDKHAQR is encoded by the coding sequence TTGGCCGAAGGTAACGGACGTCCCGCCGATTTGCTGGTGATCTTCGGAATTACCGGGGACCTCGCCCGCAAGATGACGTTTCGAGCGCTCTACCGGCTAGAGCGCCGTAAGTTGCTGGAGTGCCCGGTAATCGGCATCGCCAGCGACGACATCACCGTCGAGCAGTTGGTCAACCGCGCCCGGGACGCGATCAAGGAAAGCGGCGAGAGCTTCGACGAGGCGGTGTTCAACCGGCTGGCGGAGCGGCTGTCCTACCTGTCGGGCGATGTCACCGACAGTCGGCTGTACGCCAAGCTGGCCGAACGGATCAGCTCAGGTCGTCATCCGCTGTACTACCTTGAGATGCCGCCGGTGCTGTTCGCGCCGATCGTCGAGAACCTGGGTCAGGCCGGGCTGCTGGAACGTTCACGCGTCGCAGTCGAAAAGCCTTTCGGGCACGACCTGGCCTCCGCGCAAGAGCTCAACGCCCGGATGCACGCGGTGCTCGACGAGAAGCAGATTCTTCGCGTGGACCATTTCCTGGGCAAGCAGCCCGTGGTCGAGCTGGAATACCTGCGGTTCGCCAACCAGGCCCTGGCCGAGCTGTGGGACCGTCACAGCATTTCCGAAATTCACCTCACCATGGCCGAAGACTTCGGGGTCGAGGAGCGCGGCAAGTTCTACGACGCGGTGGGCGCCCTGCGTGACGTCGTGCAAAACCACCTGTTGCAGGTTTTGGCGCTAGTGGCGATGGAGCCACCGGTGGGTCCGAGCGCCGACGACCTCAACGACAAAAGGGTCGAGGTGTTCCGCGCGATGCCCGCGCTGGACCCGGCCCACTGCGTCCGAGGCCAATACCGCGGCTACCGCGATGTGGCCGGTGTGGCCGGCGACTCGACAACCGAGACCTTCGTCGCGCTGCGATTGGAGATCGACAACTGGCGTTGGGCGGGGGTGCCGATCTTCCTGCGCGCCGGAAAGGCGTTGCCGGAGAAGGTGACCGAGGTTCGGTTATTTTTGCGCCGGGTTCCCGCATTGGCCTTCTTGCCGAACCGCAGAAAGGCCGAACCCAACCAGATTGTGCTACGTATCGACCCGGAACCGGGCATGCGCCTACAGTTGGCCGCCCAAGACGAAAACACCTGGCGGCCAGTGCATCTGGATTCGTCGTTCGCTGAGGACCTTGGTGAACCGCTGCGGCCCTATGAGCGTCTGCTGCACGCCGGGTTGATCGGCGATCACCAGTTGTTTGCCCGTGAGGACAGCATCGAAGAGACGTGGCGGATCGTGCAGCCACTGCTTGATGCCCCCGGCGAGGTGCACCAGTACGAGCCCGGCTCCTGGGGGCCCGAGGCGGCACAGTCGCTGCTGCGCGGGCATCACAGCTGGTCAGAGCCGTGGATGCCGGGGGACAAGCACGCACAACGGTAA
- the gnd gene encoding phosphogluconate dehydrogenase (NAD(+)-dependent, decarboxylating), with protein MQLGMIGLGRMGANIVRRLVKDGHECVVYDHNPEAVKAMAGEDNTIGVSSLADLANKLAAPRVVWVMVPAGDITTGVIEQLAETLEAGDIVIDGGNSYYRDDIRHSKILSERGIRLLDCGTSGGVWGRERGYCLMIGGDADAVAHAEPIFATVAPGVDAAPRTPGREGDVAQSEKGYLHCGPTGAGHFVKMVHNGIEYGMMASLAEGLNILRNADIGTRIQKGKGDAETAPLPNPEFYTYNFDIPEVAELWRRGSVIGSWLLDLTAIALHESPELSEFSGRVSDSGEGRWTSIAAIDEGVPSPVLTTALQSRFASRDLDDFANKALSAMRKQFGGHAEKPAQ; from the coding sequence ATGCAGCTGGGGATGATCGGCCTGGGCCGGATGGGCGCCAACATCGTCCGTCGACTGGTCAAAGACGGGCATGAATGCGTGGTCTACGACCACAATCCCGAGGCCGTCAAGGCGATGGCTGGTGAAGACAACACCATCGGTGTGTCGTCGTTGGCCGATTTGGCAAACAAACTCGCCGCGCCCCGAGTGGTGTGGGTGATGGTGCCCGCCGGCGACATCACGACCGGAGTGATCGAGCAGCTGGCCGAGACGTTGGAGGCCGGCGACATTGTGATCGACGGCGGCAACTCGTACTACCGCGACGACATCCGACACTCAAAAATTCTGTCCGAACGGGGAATCCGGCTGCTCGACTGTGGCACCAGTGGTGGCGTGTGGGGGCGAGAGCGCGGTTACTGTTTGATGATCGGCGGGGATGCGGATGCCGTCGCGCACGCCGAGCCGATCTTCGCCACCGTCGCACCCGGGGTGGACGCAGCCCCGCGCACTCCGGGTCGGGAAGGTGACGTCGCACAGTCCGAAAAGGGCTACCTGCACTGCGGACCGACAGGCGCAGGGCACTTCGTCAAGATGGTGCACAACGGCATCGAGTACGGGATGATGGCGTCGCTTGCCGAGGGTCTGAACATCCTGCGCAACGCCGACATCGGCACCCGCATCCAAAAGGGCAAGGGTGACGCGGAGACCGCGCCGCTGCCAAATCCCGAATTCTATACGTACAACTTCGACATCCCCGAGGTCGCCGAGCTCTGGCGTCGCGGAAGCGTGATCGGCTCCTGGCTGTTAGACCTGACCGCGATCGCGCTGCACGAGTCGCCCGAGCTCAGCGAGTTCTCCGGGCGCGTTTCCGACTCCGGTGAGGGTCGCTGGACCTCTATCGCAGCGATCGACGAGGGTGTCCCCTCGCCGGTGCTCACTACCGCGCTGCAGTCCCGCTTCGCCTCACGCGACCTCGATGACTTCGCCAACAAGGCGCTCTCGGCGATGCGGAAGCAGTTCGGCGGGCACGCCGAAAAGCCGGCTCAGTAA
- a CDS encoding alpha/beta fold hydrolase has translation MSTVNSTPQTVTFSGAGGITLVADEWNRGSAASADLPTVLMLHGGGQNRFSWKNTGQILADKGFHVVALDSRGHGDSDRAPGADYAVETLTADVMHVIDAIGRPVIVIGASMGGLTGILAAHRAGPEKVTRLVLVDVVPRFEKRGSARIRDFMFNHLHGFETLEQAADAVAAYLPHRKRPRSPEGLKKNLRLRDGRWYWHWDPAFMTKPGDDPQLRTEKFEQAAADLKIPVLLIRGKLSDVVSPEGVQHFLATVPHAEFVELSDAGHTAAGDDNDAFSDVVVEFVASRRNRY, from the coding sequence GTGAGCACGGTGAACAGCACACCTCAGACCGTCACGTTTTCCGGCGCCGGCGGGATCACGCTGGTCGCCGACGAGTGGAACCGCGGCTCGGCCGCGTCGGCGGATCTGCCCACGGTTTTGATGCTGCATGGCGGCGGCCAGAACCGGTTCTCCTGGAAGAACACCGGCCAGATCCTTGCCGACAAGGGGTTTCACGTCGTGGCGCTTGACAGCCGCGGCCACGGCGACAGCGACCGCGCGCCCGGCGCCGACTACGCCGTCGAAACCTTGACCGCCGACGTGATGCATGTCATAGACGCCATTGGCCGGCCAGTCATTGTGATCGGAGCCAGCATGGGCGGATTGACCGGCATCCTGGCCGCGCACCGGGCCGGCCCGGAAAAAGTGACCCGACTGGTGCTGGTCGACGTGGTGCCGCGATTCGAAAAGCGCGGCAGCGCGCGCATCCGCGATTTCATGTTCAACCACCTCCACGGCTTCGAGACCCTCGAGCAGGCCGCTGACGCCGTCGCCGCCTATCTGCCCCACCGCAAAAGGCCACGCAGCCCCGAGGGGTTGAAGAAGAATCTGCGTCTGCGCGACGGGCGCTGGTATTGGCATTGGGATCCGGCGTTTATGACCAAACCCGGCGATGACCCGCAGCTGCGCACCGAGAAGTTCGAGCAGGCCGCCGCCGACTTGAAGATCCCAGTCTTGTTGATCCGCGGCAAGCTTTCCGATGTGGTCAGCCCCGAGGGTGTCCAGCATTTCCTGGCCACGGTGCCCCATGCGGAATTCGTCGAACTGTCCGACGCCGGGCACACCGCGGCCGGCGACGATAACGACGCCTTCAGCGACGTCGTGGTCGAGTTCGTCGCGTCCCGACGAAACCGTTACTGA
- a CDS encoding amidohydrolase family protein — MTAAGCHETPVKLWANSADSHFIEPADLWRSRLPKRLAELVPRIQKDADGRWETIYVDGQVFRRRLPSPAQQEFIAAMVSAAGSHDVSKRLADLDNEGIWSELVFPSLGMWSSSFRTPELLREAMRASNDWAKETLMDYSPRLIPTAQVSTLDIDDAVGELKRCGAMGFKAVFLPVAPHPAQRDYHHEAWEPLWATAEDLGMVIAFHIGTEPIDFAHGGSIGVTYHGPGGAVLNYTETSFGGQRAVMKLVACGALDRHPNLHVLVSEGGATWVPFIADRMEEGYRQHAMVVRPKLSRSPREIIYAQVYASFQHDALAIAAVTAMGFNNVLWGSDYPHIEGTFGHTQSTLHQLFDGVDHATRDRVLFGAFNELFPDAPLPPAPGAVLNADHC; from the coding sequence ATGACCGCCGCTGGATGCCACGAGACACCGGTCAAGCTGTGGGCCAACTCGGCCGACTCGCACTTCATCGAGCCCGCCGACCTGTGGCGGTCCCGGCTGCCCAAACGCCTGGCCGAGCTGGTACCGCGAATACAAAAAGACGCCGACGGGCGCTGGGAGACGATCTACGTCGACGGCCAGGTCTTTCGGCGCCGGCTGCCCAGCCCCGCGCAACAAGAGTTCATCGCGGCGATGGTGTCAGCCGCGGGTTCGCACGACGTCAGCAAACGGCTGGCCGACCTCGACAACGAAGGCATCTGGTCCGAGTTGGTGTTCCCGTCGCTGGGGATGTGGTCGAGTTCGTTTCGGACGCCAGAGCTGCTGCGTGAGGCAATGCGAGCCTCCAACGACTGGGCGAAAGAGACGTTGATGGACTACTCGCCGCGGCTCATCCCCACCGCCCAGGTGTCGACATTGGACATCGACGACGCCGTGGGAGAACTCAAGCGCTGCGGCGCAATGGGATTCAAAGCAGTGTTCCTGCCTGTCGCTCCCCACCCGGCGCAGCGGGATTACCACCACGAGGCGTGGGAGCCGTTGTGGGCTACGGCCGAAGACTTGGGCATGGTCATCGCCTTCCACATCGGGACCGAGCCCATCGACTTCGCCCACGGCGGCTCGATCGGGGTGACCTACCATGGCCCCGGCGGGGCGGTGCTCAATTACACCGAGACGTCGTTCGGCGGGCAGCGGGCGGTGATGAAACTGGTGGCGTGCGGCGCACTCGACCGCCACCCGAACCTCCACGTGCTGGTGTCCGAAGGCGGGGCAACGTGGGTGCCGTTCATCGCCGACCGTATGGAGGAGGGCTATCGCCAGCACGCAATGGTAGTGCGGCCCAAGCTATCCCGCAGCCCGCGGGAGATCATTTATGCGCAGGTGTACGCGTCGTTTCAGCACGACGCCTTGGCGATCGCCGCGGTGACGGCGATGGGCTTCAACAACGTGCTGTGGGGCAGCGACTATCCCCATATCGAAGGCACATTCGGCCATACCCAATCGACTCTGCATCAACTTTTCGACGGCGTCGACCACGCCACCCGTGATCGCGTCCTATTCGGTGCTTTCAACGAGTTGTTCCCCGATGCGCCGCTGCCACCGGCGCCCGGTGCTGTGCTCAACGCCGACCACTGCTAA
- a CDS encoding TetR/AcrR family transcriptional regulator has product MATSVPTPTEGIANAGGDVPPARRWAKTDATQGRILDAATDVFATKGFTAATMADVVAASGASIGSIYHHFGGKKELFLAIFEQMAQTVDSHIEAALHQADERVDRRRTFELHVRAYLEAMWENRRAARVLVSDDTPAGFETARRKRMTAAFGSWMSVLELDDSLRAQLLRRILVAAMAESSLMAAECEDRGEVTAIIEATVEWIDRLIG; this is encoded by the coding sequence ATGGCGACTTCGGTCCCCACGCCGACGGAGGGCATCGCGAACGCCGGCGGCGACGTGCCTCCCGCCCGCCGCTGGGCCAAAACGGATGCGACCCAAGGGCGCATCCTCGACGCCGCGACCGATGTCTTCGCGACCAAGGGTTTCACCGCGGCCACGATGGCCGATGTGGTGGCCGCGTCGGGCGCCAGCATCGGCAGCATCTACCACCACTTCGGCGGAAAGAAAGAACTGTTTCTGGCCATCTTCGAGCAGATGGCCCAGACCGTCGACAGCCATATCGAGGCGGCGTTGCACCAAGCCGACGAGCGGGTCGACCGACGGCGCACATTTGAGCTACACGTCCGGGCGTACCTGGAGGCGATGTGGGAGAACCGCCGTGCCGCCAGGGTGCTGGTCTCCGACGACACACCGGCCGGGTTTGAGACCGCGCGGCGCAAACGCATGACCGCCGCCTTCGGCAGCTGGATGTCGGTGCTGGAGTTGGACGACTCGCTGCGGGCTCAGCTGCTGCGACGAATCCTGGTGGCGGCGATGGCGGAGTCGTCGCTGATGGCGGCCGAGTGCGAGGACCGCGGCGAGGTGACCGCGATCATCGAGGCGACGGTCGAGTGGATCGACCGGCTGATCGGGTGA
- a CDS encoding alpha/beta fold hydrolase: MTEPGWINVQAPEVELKALTWGPVDGPIALCLHGFPDTAYGWRKLAPRLAEAGWRVVAPFMRGYAPSSIPTDGSYHVGALMDDALQVRSAVGGTTRDVVIGHDWGAIAATGLAAMPDSPFAKAVIMSVPPAAAFRPLSRVPDVGRLLAKLPRQITRSWYILYFQLPWLPERSASWVVPRLWRQWSPTYDAEEDLRHVDAAIGTPESWRAALGPYRATIRNARPPARYAALHRYWTAAPVLPSLYLHGRDDGCATADFAHWAAQVLPDGSDVAIVDHAGHFLQLDQPETVAELVLTFIGSAR; this comes from the coding sequence ATGACCGAACCAGGCTGGATCAACGTGCAGGCTCCCGAAGTCGAGCTGAAAGCCCTCACCTGGGGACCAGTCGACGGCCCGATCGCCTTGTGTCTGCACGGGTTTCCGGACACCGCTTATGGGTGGCGCAAGCTCGCACCCCGCCTGGCCGAGGCGGGTTGGCGGGTGGTCGCCCCGTTCATGCGAGGCTACGCTCCATCGTCGATTCCCACCGACGGCAGCTACCACGTCGGGGCGCTGATGGACGATGCGCTCCAGGTGCGCTCAGCTGTTGGCGGTACCACGCGCGACGTGGTGATTGGCCACGATTGGGGTGCGATCGCGGCGACGGGTCTGGCCGCCATGCCAGACAGCCCGTTTGCCAAGGCAGTGATCATGTCGGTGCCGCCGGCGGCGGCGTTTCGTCCCCTGAGTCGAGTGCCCGACGTTGGTCGGCTGCTCGCCAAGCTCCCGCGTCAGATAACCCGCAGCTGGTACATTCTCTACTTCCAATTGCCTTGGCTACCAGAGCGTTCGGCGTCGTGGGTGGTGCCCCGGCTGTGGCGGCAATGGTCGCCGACTTATGACGCCGAGGAGGATCTGCGCCACGTCGACGCCGCGATCGGCACCCCGGAGAGCTGGCGGGCCGCACTGGGACCGTACCGGGCCACCATCCGTAATGCCCGTCCGCCGGCACGCTACGCCGCACTGCACCGGTACTGGACTGCCGCGCCGGTATTGCCCAGCTTGTACCTGCATGGCCGAGACGACGGTTGCGCCACGGCGGATTTCGCGCACTGGGCCGCACAGGTCCTGCCCGATGGCAGCGATGTGGCGATCGTCGACCACGCTGGGCACTTCCTGCAACTCGATCAGCCCGAAACCGTGGCCGAGCTGGTGTTGACGTTCATCGGGTCGGCGCGGTAA
- a CDS encoding LppA family lipoprotein, with amino-acid sequence MMIRIAAGIVGMVVCMSISGCGAADSGPHGNPGPQRVAELENGLRSKPSFETAKAEYASAMNQMAGKIAALVPGMTWVVKENSWGGCGGEYVWTRAVRVYYYIVFDRAIPDDVWPKAVQIVKDGAARFGATSVNVFVDQPRNKDLAISGSGTEFEFGTAVQTIFSVTSDCRMRETDTPTPTSKSGSQPHP; translated from the coding sequence ATGATGATTCGAATCGCGGCAGGAATTGTGGGGATGGTGGTATGCATGTCGATTTCCGGTTGCGGGGCGGCTGATTCTGGGCCGCACGGCAATCCGGGGCCGCAGCGGGTGGCTGAGCTGGAGAACGGGCTGCGGTCCAAACCATCATTTGAGACCGCCAAAGCCGAGTACGCATCAGCCATGAATCAAATGGCAGGCAAGATCGCCGCGCTGGTACCCGGAATGACATGGGTCGTTAAAGAGAACAGCTGGGGTGGCTGCGGTGGCGAATATGTTTGGACGCGGGCAGTGCGCGTCTATTACTACATCGTGTTCGATCGTGCGATCCCCGACGACGTCTGGCCGAAGGCGGTGCAGATCGTCAAGGACGGGGCTGCGCGGTTCGGTGCCACGTCTGTCAACGTTTTCGTAGATCAGCCAAGGAACAAGGACCTCGCCATCTCTGGATCCGGGACCGAGTTCGAGTTTGGGACTGCCGTGCAGACCATCTTTTCGGTGACATCGGACTGCCGGATGCGGGAGACCGACACACCAACACCGACGTCGAAGTCCGGCAGTCAGCCTCATCCGTGA
- a CDS encoding integrase — protein sequence MPPPLRQAVAGFAEHLVASRDRARRTGTHPRGHPTLEARLGAVRDFAQFLSMARGKTDWATIEVGDIEAFLHAHPSRRAFYLTGLRQFCRYGLRRRLMLINPTKGLTAPQTMAFRGPTLPVDRQRELFQRWSTDPEVHPHEAFVGLAALLHGATTQELQHLTDADIDNNRRRIRLGRRPQPTPLDPWTWTALHRCLDHRKVLGGNNSHLLVTMQTKATRAPASDGYIKNTLRAVGIQPRILRSTRLVDLVGTVDAKLVAAAYGMHHEAVVAYLADHVDTARLPNS from the coding sequence GTGCCCCCACCCCTGCGCCAGGCGGTGGCCGGGTTTGCCGAGCACCTGGTCGCCAGCCGCGATCGTGCCCGCCGCACCGGCACCCACCCGCGCGGGCATCCCACGCTCGAGGCCCGGCTTGGGGCCGTGCGTGACTTCGCTCAGTTCTTGTCCATGGCGCGCGGCAAAACTGACTGGGCCACCATTGAGGTCGGCGACATCGAAGCCTTCCTGCACGCTCATCCCAGCCGGCGTGCCTTCTACCTGACCGGGCTGCGCCAGTTCTGCCGCTACGGTCTGCGCCGCCGGCTAATGCTCATCAACCCCACGAAAGGCTTGACTGCGCCGCAGACCATGGCATTCCGCGGCCCGACGCTGCCTGTCGACCGGCAACGCGAACTGTTCCAGCGGTGGAGCACAGACCCCGAGGTGCACCCGCACGAGGCGTTCGTCGGGCTGGCCGCCCTGCTGCACGGCGCCACCACACAAGAACTGCAGCACCTCACCGATGCGGACATCGACAACAACCGCCGCCGGATCCGGCTGGGTCGCCGACCACAACCCACCCCATTGGACCCGTGGACCTGGACCGCACTGCATCGCTGCCTCGACCACCGGAAGGTGCTGGGCGGCAACAATTCCCACCTGTTGGTCACCATGCAGACCAAAGCCACCCGGGCGCCGGCCTCCGACGGCTACATCAAGAACACCCTGCGCGCGGTCGGCATCCAGCCCCGGATCCTGCGCTCGACACGGCTGGTAGACCTCGTCGGCACGGTCGACGCGAAACTCGTCGCCGCTGCCTACGGCATGCACCACGAAGCTGTCGTCGCCTACCTCGCAGACCACGTTGACACCGCCCGTCTGCCGAACTCGTGA
- a CDS encoding helix-turn-helix domain-containing protein: MQIRWKLRMAAAQREVWTGAQLQRLLAEKAGLELSSASVSALFTKQPSQIKLSTLIALCTALECSPNDLFDIDTTPVTQQISPKPAKVAVNDAPASRRGRSMPPI, translated from the coding sequence ATGCAGATCAGGTGGAAACTTCGGATGGCCGCCGCCCAGCGGGAGGTGTGGACCGGCGCCCAACTGCAACGGCTGCTGGCGGAGAAGGCTGGATTGGAGCTGTCTTCGGCGTCGGTGTCGGCGTTGTTCACCAAACAGCCCAGTCAGATCAAGCTGTCCACCTTGATCGCGTTGTGCACCGCACTGGAATGCTCGCCCAATGACCTGTTTGACATCGATACCACCCCTGTCACACAACAGATTTCACCGAAGCCGGCCAAGGTCGCGGTCAACGACGCGCCAGCGTCGCGGCGGGGCCGGTCGATGCCGCCGATCTAG
- a CDS encoding tyrosine-type recombinase/integrase: MGDGRLRVITGEVAAVVETRDPQRFQAECVEAFVASWTARGFAESTITNDVGVLERMLVALGRPAWEVTAEDVDRVVGELASSGRAVSTRRNYLQVFKGFHRFLEVRKAAEIEAAFGVRLACPLDEFNAARHVSDDSPSTEAPPTAERVGAFFEFLKGRIATARKYAPAARDYALFRTLYHAGLRSEEVVMLDCSDVHFGRGTFGKLHVRFGKGAKGSGPRPRWVPMLDGLDLVLRWYLDDVRGRFPDSPVLLCDESGGPMAAATIRNRLRHLMRVEGRPEGEWFSPHGMRRACATHNYERGVDLVAIQQLLGHWTVASTMRYVRPSETFIEDAYQRAISATLSELTGQE; encoded by the coding sequence GTGGGAGACGGGCGGCTGCGGGTGATCACCGGCGAGGTCGCGGCGGTCGTGGAGACGCGAGATCCGCAGCGGTTTCAGGCCGAATGCGTGGAGGCGTTCGTGGCGTCGTGGACCGCGCGCGGGTTCGCCGAATCGACGATCACCAACGACGTCGGTGTGTTGGAGCGGATGCTGGTGGCGCTGGGGCGCCCGGCGTGGGAGGTGACCGCTGAGGACGTCGACCGGGTGGTGGGCGAGCTCGCCAGTTCGGGTCGGGCGGTGTCGACGCGACGCAATTATCTGCAGGTGTTCAAGGGCTTTCACCGGTTCCTTGAGGTCCGCAAGGCCGCGGAGATCGAGGCGGCGTTCGGGGTCCGGCTGGCCTGTCCATTGGACGAGTTCAACGCCGCCCGCCATGTCAGCGACGACTCGCCGAGCACGGAGGCGCCGCCGACGGCGGAGCGGGTGGGCGCGTTCTTCGAGTTCCTGAAGGGTCGGATTGCGACTGCCCGCAAGTATGCGCCGGCCGCGCGGGATTATGCGCTGTTCCGCACGCTGTATCACGCCGGGCTGCGGTCGGAAGAAGTGGTGATGCTCGACTGCTCGGATGTGCATTTTGGGCGCGGCACGTTCGGCAAGCTGCATGTGCGGTTCGGTAAGGGCGCCAAGGGCTCCGGGCCGCGGCCGCGTTGGGTGCCGATGTTAGACGGGCTGGATCTGGTGTTGCGCTGGTATCTCGACGATGTGCGCGGCCGGTTCCCGGACAGTCCGGTGTTGCTGTGTGATGAGTCCGGCGGCCCAATGGCCGCGGCCACCATCCGCAACCGGTTGCGGCATTTGATGAGAGTGGAAGGCCGGCCTGAAGGTGAGTGGTTCAGCCCGCATGGGATGCGCCGTGCCTGTGCGACCCACAACTATGAGCGAGGCGTGGATCTCGTTGCCATTCAACAGCTTTTAGGACACTGGACGGTCGCGTCGACCATGCGGTATGTGCGCCCGTCGGAGACCTTCATCGAAGACGCCTATCAGCGTGCGATCTCGGCGACGCTGAGCGAACTGACCGGGCAGGAGTGA